The following coding sequences are from one Apodemus sylvaticus chromosome X, mApoSyl1.1, whole genome shotgun sequence window:
- the LOC127675103 gene encoding spindlin-2-like: MESTNLNEKRSGQKRQRSRSPVPPQSNIVGCRISHEWKEGNGLITQWKGTVLDQVPVNPSLYLVKYDGVDCVYGLELQTDDRVLSLKVLADKVTSQATDASLAHAIIGKAVAHRFEGEHGSKEEWRGMVLGQAPVLNSSFYMTYERDPVLYVYQVLEDFKEGDLRILEGFSDPPPLDINLELMHGLVGTQVGYTKGDGSRRVGMIIRQVEAKPTVFFVKFDNDSLIYVYHVVKKF; encoded by the coding sequence ATGGAAAGCACAAACCTGAACGAGAAAAGATCTGgtcagaagaggcagaggagcagatcTCCAGTCCCACCCCAAAGCAACATAGTGGGCTGCAGAATTTCCCATGAGTGGAAGGAAGGCAATGGTCTGATCACACAGTGGAAGGGTACTGTGCTGGATCAGGTGCCTGTAAACCCCTCTCTCTACCTGGTGAAATATGATGGGGTAGACTGTGTCTATGGATTGGAACTCCAAACAGATGACAGGGTATTGTCCCTAAAAGTTCTTGCTGACAAGGTGACATCTCAAGCCACTGATGCCAGCCTTGCTCATGCCATAATTGGCAAAGCAGTGGCGCACAGGTTTGAGGGTGAGCATGGTTCTAAAGAGGAATGGAGAGGCATGGTCCTGGGCCAAGCACCAGTGCTAAATAGTAGTTTTTACATGACTTACGAGAGAGATCCCGTGCTGTACGTATACCAGGTTCTAGAAGATTTTAAAGAGGGGGACCTCCGTATCTTGGAAGGGTTCAGTGATCCCCCTCCCTTAGACATCAACCTGGAGCTTATGCATGGCCTGGTAGGCACACAGGTGGGATACACCAAAGGTGATGGCTCAAGAAGGGTCGGAATGATCATTCGCCAGGTTGAGGCCAAGCCCACTGTGTTCTTTGTCAAGTTTGACAATGATTCACTTATCTATGTCTATCACGTGGTAAAGAAGTTCTAG